One region of Parambassis ranga chromosome 12, fParRan2.1, whole genome shotgun sequence genomic DNA includes:
- the LOC114443364 gene encoding liver-expressed antimicrobial peptide 2 translates to MRTLQEKIIILSVFVSLLCVIQTDSLPLPDNWNGLILRTKRSLLWRWNCMKPVGASCRDHDECGTKYCRKNICSF, encoded by the exons ATGAGGACTCTTCAAGAAAAAATCATcattctctctgtttttgtctctctcttatGTGTCATCCAG ACTGACTCACTTCCTTTACCTGACAACTGGAATGGTTTGATCCTGCGGACTAAGCGGTCACTGCTGTGGCGTTGGAACTGCATGAAGCCTGTTGGAGCCAGCTGCAGAGATCACGACGAGTGCGGCACAAAGTACTGCAG GAAAAATATCTGTTCCTTCTAG